Proteins encoded together in one Janthinobacterium tructae window:
- a CDS encoding putative bifunctional diguanylate cyclase/phosphodiesterase, protein MDTPPQAVPAPDSSPRCHDGVPQHAAPLLDDGVFSPERVKAEREQAYFNDLYLLAPVAYFVLGLDGVIVQMNLVAAELLGLPRERPGHVLFRSYIHEAFRHDYEQFVQRVLNSSEPERIQLPLRSRPGARAAGLPVSLLGSADPNGQALRLVLEQAEGKLAALERSEERFRRIVHSAEEGIWEIDAQALTSFVNPKMAHMLSCQIEEMLGQPLAAFMDDEGRAILERNIARRQDGIAERHEFKFLRRDGSTLWATLATNPIFDSGGTYLGALALVSDITAQRAASERIWRQANFDQLTGLPNRHMFLDRLQHEACHAGREGACLALLFIDLDHFKQVNDRLGHEKGDMLLRQAARRISERVRATDTVARLGGDEFTVILAGVRQLGGIERVLQELTGALALPFLLDGDTAHVSASVGVALYPADGEAPDSLLRHADQAMYAAKSAGRNGYSYFTPAVQQAAEVRRNTVREMRLALAQDQFEVHYQPIIRLCDGVVERAEALLRWRHPLRGLLLPADFIAFAEANGLIIDIGEWVFRQVVRQARQWQDEHGAAFQISINKSAVEFRCDAALYQDWGGHLARQGLAPGAIVIETREAVLLDEACQVVDRLRQFRAMGLALALDDFGSGQVSLACLKTADIDMLKIGRSLVAELGRDDAGLGLCEALIALAQRLGLKVVAEGVETASQRDLLRAAGCDYAQGYFFSRALPAGQFAALLTAQPAA, encoded by the coding sequence ATGGACACACCACCGCAAGCGGTACCTGCTCCGGATTCCTCCCCGCGCTGCCACGACGGCGTGCCGCAGCATGCCGCGCCCCTGCTCGACGATGGCGTTTTCAGCCCGGAACGGGTGAAGGCTGAGCGCGAACAAGCGTATTTCAACGATTTATACCTGCTGGCGCCCGTCGCTTATTTCGTGCTGGGTCTCGATGGCGTCATCGTGCAGATGAACCTGGTGGCGGCCGAATTGCTCGGCCTGCCGCGGGAACGGCCCGGCCACGTGCTGTTCCGTTCCTATATCCACGAGGCGTTCCGTCACGATTACGAGCAGTTCGTGCAGCGCGTGCTCAATAGCAGCGAGCCCGAGCGCATCCAGCTGCCGTTGCGGTCCCGTCCCGGCGCGCGCGCGGCCGGCTTGCCCGTCAGCCTGCTGGGCAGCGCCGATCCGAACGGCCAGGCGCTGCGCCTGGTGCTGGAGCAGGCCGAGGGCAAGCTGGCGGCGCTTGAGCGCAGCGAAGAGCGCTTCCGGCGCATCGTGCACAGTGCCGAGGAGGGCATCTGGGAAATCGATGCGCAGGCGCTGACCAGCTTTGTCAATCCGAAGATGGCGCACATGCTGAGCTGCCAGATCGAGGAGATGCTGGGCCAGCCGCTGGCGGCCTTCATGGATGACGAGGGACGCGCCATCCTGGAGCGCAACATTGCGCGGCGCCAGGATGGCATTGCTGAACGCCATGAGTTCAAGTTCCTGCGGCGTGACGGCAGCACCTTGTGGGCAACCCTGGCCACTAACCCTATCTTCGACTCCGGCGGCACCTACTTGGGTGCGCTGGCGCTGGTCAGCGACATCACGGCGCAGCGCGCGGCGTCCGAGCGCATCTGGCGGCAAGCCAATTTCGATCAGTTGACGGGCTTGCCGAACCGCCACATGTTTCTCGACCGGCTGCAGCACGAGGCGTGCCATGCCGGGCGCGAAGGCGCTTGCCTGGCCCTGCTGTTCATTGACCTCGACCACTTCAAGCAGGTGAATGACCGCCTGGGCCACGAGAAGGGCGACATGCTGCTGCGCCAGGCGGCACGGCGCATCAGCGAACGCGTGCGCGCCACCGATACGGTAGCGCGCCTGGGCGGCGATGAATTCACCGTCATCCTGGCCGGCGTGAGGCAGCTGGGCGGCATCGAGCGCGTGCTGCAGGAGTTGACGGGCGCGCTGGCTCTGCCTTTCTTGCTCGACGGCGATACGGCGCACGTGTCGGCCAGCGTGGGCGTGGCGCTGTATCCGGCTGACGGCGAGGCGCCGGACAGCTTGCTGCGGCATGCCGACCAGGCGATGTATGCGGCCAAGAGCGCGGGGCGCAACGGCTACAGCTATTTCACGCCGGCCGTGCAGCAGGCCGCCGAAGTGCGCCGCAACACGGTGCGCGAGATGCGCCTGGCGCTGGCGCAGGACCAGTTCGAAGTGCATTACCAGCCCATCATCCGCCTGTGCGATGGCGTCGTCGAGCGGGCCGAGGCGCTGCTGCGCTGGCGCCATCCGCTGCGCGGCCTGCTGCTGCCCGCCGATTTCATCGCCTTTGCCGAGGCGAACGGTCTGATCATCGATATCGGCGAGTGGGTGTTTCGCCAGGTGGTGCGCCAGGCACGGCAGTGGCAAGACGAGCATGGCGCCGCGTTCCAGATCAGCATCAACAAGTCGGCCGTGGAATTTCGTTGCGACGCCGCGCTGTACCAGGACTGGGGCGGGCACCTGGCGCGCCAGGGCCTGGCGCCGGGCGCCATCGTCATCGAAACAAGGGAAGCGGTGCTGCTCGACGAGGCGTGCCAGGTGGTCGACCGGCTGCGCCAGTTCCGTGCCATGGGCCTGGCGCTGGCGCTCGACGATTTCGGCAGCGGCCAGGTATCGCTCGCGTGCCTGAAAACGGCCGATATCGACATGCTCAAGATCGGCCGTTCCCTGGTCGCCGAGTTGGGGCGTGACGATGCCGGATTGGGCCTGTGCGAGGCGCTCATTGCGCTGGCGCAGCGGCTGGGGCTGAAAGTCGTGGCCGAAGGCGTGGAAACGGCGTCGCAGCGCGATTTGCTGCGCGCCGCCGGCTGCGATTATGCGCAGGGATATTTCTTTTCCCGCGCGTTACCGGCGGGACAGTTCGCGGCCCTCTTGACCGCTCAGCCCGCTGCTTGA
- a CDS encoding glycosyltransferase family 9 protein, whose translation MIKTAARLISYALLGKSDKQPLDIAKVRKVLILRNDKIGDMIVTTPLLRELKKNYPHWQIDVAASSANRAVLADNPHVNEIIIWDKQPLLRDLRTTIADLRRRRYDVIFNPYNRFSIPLLLRIKWLGARYLTGFAIPKYGSSTAKLGMFDYTVPCDRSRHILHSFFAAFGQFGLRDIDMCYELFGVDAHAAQVDTACDTLLQTHEGLFCLNFQGSNAQRTVSVADAQHCCAALAARYPRHALLVIAAPGTEARAAEIVHGAGHANVMAAPPTGHILELAALIRRCELVLSPDTSVIHLASVYDKKIVGYYIRTDNYRWFYPASRHYRVIVAPGLTLEAVSTDATLGAVDELMAGDTPLQATAQAAG comes from the coding sequence TTGATAAAAACCGCCGCCCGGCTGATCAGTTACGCCCTGCTGGGCAAATCCGACAAGCAGCCCCTCGATATCGCCAAGGTGCGCAAGGTATTAATCTTGCGCAACGACAAGATCGGCGACATGATCGTCACCACGCCATTGCTGCGCGAACTGAAGAAAAACTACCCGCACTGGCAAATCGACGTGGCCGCCAGCAGCGCCAACCGCGCCGTGCTCGCCGACAATCCGCATGTCAACGAAATCATCATCTGGGACAAGCAGCCGCTGCTGCGCGACTTGCGCACCACCATCGCCGACCTGCGCCGGCGCCGCTATGACGTCATCTTCAATCCGTACAACCGTTTCTCGATTCCCTTGCTGTTACGCATCAAATGGCTGGGCGCGCGCTATCTGACGGGCTTCGCCATTCCCAAGTACGGCAGCTCGACGGCCAAACTGGGCATGTTCGACTACACGGTGCCGTGCGACCGCAGCCGCCACATCCTGCATAGTTTCTTCGCCGCGTTCGGGCAATTTGGCTTGCGCGATATCGACATGTGCTACGAACTGTTCGGCGTGGACGCGCACGCGGCACAGGTCGACACCGCCTGCGACACCCTGCTGCAGACCCATGAAGGCTTGTTTTGCCTCAATTTCCAGGGCAGCAATGCGCAACGCACGGTCAGCGTGGCCGATGCCCAGCACTGCTGCGCGGCTCTGGCGGCGCGCTACCCGCGCCATGCGCTGCTGGTGATCGCCGCACCGGGCACGGAGGCGCGCGCGGCCGAAATCGTGCACGGCGCCGGCCATGCCAACGTGATGGCCGCGCCGCCCACCGGCCACATCCTGGAGCTGGCGGCCCTGATACGGCGCTGCGAACTGGTGCTCTCGCCCGACACCTCGGTGATCCACCTGGCGTCCGTGTACGACAAGAAAATCGTCGGCTACTATATCCGCACCGACAACTACCGCTGGTTTTATCCCGCCAGCCGCCACTACCGCGTCATCGTGGCGCCCGGCCTGACCCTGGAAGCGGTCAGCACGGACGCTACCCTGGGTGCCGTCGACGAGCTGATGGCCGGCGATACGCCGCTGCAAGCCACCGCTCAAGCAGCGGGCTGA
- the flgL gene encoding flagellar hook-associated protein FlgL — MRVASSQYQTLINISLQQNQERINYLTQQMSSGLRIQLPSDDPIGNVRISRLTREQAMVTQYQDNIATVKVRLLKNENYLSSMVTDMGQARDLLVWAADGSNAPDDLKAMTQSLIAMRDSVLYTANLKDQEGRYMFSGTATDQPAIKFDPLATAGSRYTYIGNTDTQTVVVGNGVTQTANVDVDKLQVWLNKIDQVIDTLGKPGLSTSDPAVRGAVVAALDGTDDGMELLSGKIAIFGGAQNILSTLSGNLSNVSLSNDMALSDLKKTDMGAAAIDLNGYQTALQATYKAYAKVGTISLFDLL; from the coding sequence ATGCGTGTCGCCAGCAGCCAGTACCAAACGCTGATTAATATTTCTCTTCAGCAAAATCAGGAACGCATCAATTACCTGACCCAGCAGATGTCCTCGGGCTTGCGCATCCAGCTGCCATCGGACGATCCGATCGGCAATGTGCGCATTTCGCGCCTGACGCGCGAGCAAGCCATGGTGACCCAGTACCAGGACAATATCGCGACGGTGAAAGTGCGCCTGCTGAAAAACGAAAACTACCTGTCTAGCATGGTCACCGACATGGGCCAGGCGCGCGACCTGCTGGTATGGGCCGCGGACGGAAGCAATGCGCCGGACGACCTGAAGGCGATGACGCAATCGCTGATCGCCATGCGCGACAGTGTACTGTACACGGCCAACCTGAAGGACCAGGAAGGCCGCTACATGTTTTCCGGCACCGCTACAGACCAGCCCGCAATCAAATTCGATCCGCTGGCAACTGCCGGTTCGCGCTACACCTACATCGGCAATACCGACACGCAGACCGTGGTGGTGGGCAATGGCGTGACGCAGACGGCCAACGTTGATGTGGACAAGCTGCAAGTATGGCTGAACAAGATCGACCAGGTCATCGACACCCTGGGCAAGCCCGGCCTCAGCACCAGCGATCCGGCCGTACGCGGCGCGGTCGTCGCCGCGCTCGATGGCACCGATGATGGCATGGAATTGCTTTCAGGCAAAATCGCCATCTTCGGCGGCGCGCAAAACATCCTCTCCACGCTGTCCGGCAATCTGAGCAACGTCTCGCTGTCGAACGACATGGCCTTGTCAGATCTGAAGAAGACCGACATGGGCGCGGCAGCCATTGACCTGAACGGCTACCAGACGGCGCTGCAGGCCACGTACAAAGCCTATGCCAAGGTGGGTACCATTTCCCTGTTCGATCTTCTCTGA
- the flgK gene encoding flagellar hook-associated protein FlgK has product MSIISNALSGSIAAQAALNAASQNIANLQTAGYTRQGVLLSSLGAGVGVRSAGNGVEVSALLRFADAYKSQQMWRAASDQGARAQTQPYLTQLERVMGDDASSISNGIDGFFKSLNAAAVDPTSTPLRQQIVTSADAMAQRFNSISTVMGNQLLSVQQQRSAIVPQANTTLANIAVLNQRISTSAASGTNVSSLMDARDQLIDGLAAQMGIDVLDQPDGSRNIALKSGQPLVIGSLAATLSSNMTSTGDQTLTLDFAKSSYNLDPVAIGGQMGGLGDFEQNTLKPLQQSLQDMATQLTSKVNTQLALGTTMAPPPGNNGTALLVYANGKLGITPGFNAKDLALSLTGAAGDSGNLQKLIDIKNQPISVSWVGNVLMSDADTQLVGKLGIYSQQNQALLKTSNTVRAQAVDDWKSTSGVNKDEEAMNLVEFQNMYQANMKVISVANTLFDATLQMMG; this is encoded by the coding sequence ATGAGCATCATCAGCAATGCATTGTCAGGCAGCATCGCCGCCCAGGCCGCACTGAATGCGGCCAGCCAGAACATCGCCAACCTGCAAACGGCGGGCTATACCCGCCAGGGCGTGCTGCTGTCCTCGCTTGGCGCCGGCGTGGGCGTGCGCTCGGCCGGCAATGGCGTGGAAGTGTCGGCCCTGCTGCGCTTTGCCGATGCTTATAAAAGCCAGCAAATGTGGCGCGCCGCGTCCGACCAGGGCGCCCGTGCGCAGACCCAGCCTTACCTGACGCAGCTCGAGCGCGTGATGGGTGACGACGCCTCCAGCATCAGCAACGGTATCGACGGTTTCTTCAAGTCCCTGAACGCGGCCGCCGTCGACCCGACGTCGACGCCGCTGCGCCAGCAGATCGTCACCTCCGCCGACGCCATGGCGCAACGCTTCAACAGCATCAGCACCGTCATGGGCAACCAGCTGCTGTCGGTGCAGCAGCAACGGTCGGCGATCGTGCCGCAAGCCAATACCACCCTGGCCAACATCGCCGTGCTGAACCAGCGCATCAGCACCTCCGCCGCCTCGGGCACGAATGTGTCATCGCTGATGGATGCGCGCGACCAGCTGATCGATGGCCTGGCCGCGCAAATGGGCATCGACGTGCTTGACCAGCCGGACGGCTCGCGCAATATCGCACTGAAATCGGGCCAGCCGCTGGTCATCGGCAGCCTGGCCGCTACCCTCAGCAGCAACATGACGAGCACGGGCGACCAAACCCTGACCCTCGATTTCGCCAAATCGTCGTACAACCTCGATCCGGTCGCCATCGGCGGCCAGATGGGCGGCCTGGGCGACTTCGAACAAAATACCCTGAAACCGCTGCAGCAGTCGCTGCAAGACATGGCCACCCAGCTAACCAGCAAGGTCAACACGCAGCTGGCCCTGGGCACGACCATGGCCCCGCCTCCCGGCAATAACGGCACCGCCCTGCTGGTCTACGCAAATGGCAAGCTGGGCATTACTCCCGGCTTCAACGCGAAGGACCTGGCCCTGTCGCTGACGGGCGCCGCTGGCGATAGCGGCAACTTGCAGAAATTAATCGACATCAAGAATCAACCGATCAGCGTCAGCTGGGTGGGGAATGTCCTGATGAGCGATGCCGACACCCAGCTGGTCGGCAAGCTGGGCATCTACAGTCAGCAGAACCAGGCCCTGCTGAAGACATCCAATACCGTGCGCGCGCAAGCCGTCGACGACTGGAAATCCACCAGCGGCGTGAACAAGGACGAGGAAGCGATGAACCTGGTCGAATTCCAGAATATGTACCAGGCAAACATGAAAGTCATTTCCGTGGCGAATACCTTGTTTGATGCCACTTTGCAAATGATGGGTTAA
- a CDS encoding flagellar biosynthesis protein FlgJ gives MININDSGSALPSALDDKTPAAATPADPRYAAKATEAAVKFEAFFISHMLRQMRSGTREMAGEDSVFKDPINSDMLEMADNLVADKMAGQRAFGIADAILRQLLPAASAPVSAKSTVKTDNIAAPLNKSV, from the coding sequence ATGATCAATATTAACGACAGCGGCAGCGCCCTGCCCTCGGCGCTCGATGACAAAACCCCCGCCGCGGCCACGCCGGCCGATCCCCGCTATGCGGCCAAGGCCACCGAGGCGGCCGTCAAGTTCGAAGCATTCTTCATCTCGCACATGCTGCGCCAGATGCGTTCGGGCACGCGCGAGATGGCGGGCGAGGACAGCGTCTTCAAGGACCCCATCAACAGCGACATGCTGGAAATGGCCGACAACCTGGTGGCCGACAAGATGGCCGGCCAGCGTGCCTTCGGCATCGCCGACGCCATCCTGCGCCAGCTGCTGCCGGCGGCCAGCGCCCCCGTTTCGGCCAAAAGCACTGTCAAGACCGACAATATTGCAGCGCCGCTTAATAAATCTGTCTGA
- a CDS encoding flagellar basal body P-ring protein FlgI: protein MKFRSALPLAAMLAVLSGLALPASAAQVLRNLVSIEGVRDNPLIGYGLVVGLNGSGDTTQVKFSSQSVVNMLKQFGVKMPDGAEAKSKNVATVMVSAVFPPGYRRGQAIDVTVSSLGDAKSLRGGTLLLTQLRAADNETYALAQGNVVVGGLNATGKSGSSVTVNTPTSGRIPNGANIEREILSDFSTKPSVTLNLRHPHFETAINIVEAVNRRFGAVATTRDGTSVDVLAPENPTQRVAFMAKLEALTVDVGVDTPKVVFNSRTGTVVIAEGLRVKAAAVTHGSLKVVISESSNVSQPAPFGRGQTTVTPQSKVSVDQGNGNMFKWPAGAKLQSIIDVVNSLGASPDDIMAILQALDQAGAIEGELVVI, encoded by the coding sequence ATGAAATTTCGTTCCGCCCTGCCCCTGGCAGCCATGCTGGCCGTGCTCTCCGGCCTTGCCCTGCCCGCCAGCGCCGCGCAAGTGCTGCGCAACCTGGTCAGCATCGAGGGCGTGCGCGACAACCCGCTGATCGGCTACGGCCTCGTCGTCGGCCTGAACGGCAGCGGCGACACCACCCAGGTGAAGTTCTCCAGCCAGTCCGTGGTCAACATGCTCAAGCAGTTCGGCGTGAAGATGCCGGACGGCGCCGAAGCGAAAAGCAAGAACGTCGCCACCGTCATGGTCAGCGCCGTATTTCCTCCAGGATACCGCCGTGGCCAGGCCATCGACGTCACCGTCTCCTCGCTGGGCGATGCGAAAAGCTTGCGCGGCGGCACCTTGCTGCTGACGCAACTGCGCGCGGCCGACAATGAAACGTATGCGCTGGCGCAAGGCAACGTGGTCGTTGGCGGCTTGAACGCCACCGGCAAGAGCGGCTCGTCCGTCACCGTCAACACGCCCACCTCGGGCCGCATTCCCAACGGCGCCAACATCGAGCGCGAGATTCTCAGCGATTTTTCCACCAAGCCTTCCGTCACCCTGAATTTGCGCCACCCGCATTTCGAGACCGCCATCAATATCGTCGAAGCCGTGAACCGCCGCTTCGGCGCCGTCGCCACCACGCGCGACGGCACCAGTGTGGACGTGCTGGCGCCGGAAAACCCGACCCAGCGCGTGGCGTTCATGGCCAAACTGGAAGCGCTGACCGTCGATGTGGGCGTCGACACGCCGAAAGTGGTCTTCAATTCGCGCACCGGCACCGTGGTCATCGCAGAAGGCTTGCGCGTGAAGGCGGCCGCCGTCACGCACGGCTCGCTGAAAGTGGTCATTTCCGAAAGTTCCAACGTCAGCCAGCCGGCACCGTTCGGCCGCGGCCAGACCACCGTCACGCCGCAGTCGAAGGTCTCCGTCGACCAGGGCAATGGCAATATGTTCAAATGGCCGGCCGGTGCCAAGCTGCAATCGATCATCGACGTGGTCAACAGCCTGGGCGCCTCACCCGATGACATCATGGCAATCTTGCAAGCCCTTGACCAGGCCGGGGCCATCGAAGGCGAACTGGTGGTAATTTGA
- the flgH gene encoding flagellar basal body L-ring protein FlgH: MTVAMKATAALLLVLMAGCASQPAAPVAPSFSDTPLPVAPRSVARGGVGGGVFNPDAGLDLISDSRAFRVGDVVTVALQETTQASKKAGTSFNKGSSVGVKAANLLGKTLPKTGIDLSADRNFAGDSTSTQQNALSGAITVIVQEVLPNGLLRVQGEKTLTLNQGEEFVRLRGYLRAADIDSNNQVSSLRIANAQIAYSGQGTLAEANTPGWLTRFFVGPWMPF, from the coding sequence ATGACAGTCGCCATGAAAGCCACGGCGGCCCTGCTGCTGGTGTTGATGGCCGGTTGCGCCAGCCAGCCAGCCGCGCCGGTGGCCCCCAGCTTTTCCGATACGCCGCTGCCCGTGGCGCCGCGCAGCGTGGCGCGCGGCGGCGTGGGCGGCGGCGTGTTCAATCCCGATGCGGGCCTGGACCTGATCTCGGACAGCCGCGCCTTCCGCGTCGGCGACGTCGTCACGGTAGCCCTGCAGGAAACCACGCAGGCCAGCAAGAAGGCCGGCACCTCGTTCAACAAGGGCTCGTCCGTCGGCGTGAAGGCGGCCAACCTCCTCGGCAAGACCTTGCCGAAGACGGGCATCGACCTGTCGGCCGACCGCAACTTCGCCGGCGACTCGACCAGCACGCAGCAAAATGCCTTGTCCGGCGCCATCACCGTGATCGTGCAGGAAGTGCTGCCGAACGGCTTGCTGCGCGTGCAGGGCGAGAAAACGCTGACCCTGAACCAGGGCGAGGAATTCGTGCGCCTGCGCGGCTACCTGCGCGCGGCCGACATCGATTCGAACAACCAGGTATCGTCCTTGCGCATCGCCAATGCACAGATCGCCTATTCCGGCCAGGGCACCCTGGCCGAAGCCAATACACCGGGCTGGCTGACGCGCTTCTTCGTCGGCCCATGGATGCCGTTTTAA
- the flgG gene encoding flagellar basal-body rod protein FlgG: MNPAMWISKTGVQAQDAKLQAIANNLANVNTVGFKRDRVVFEDLFYQVEQQPGTQRADNTLSPSGVQLGNGTHMVGTQKVFTTGSLQTTSREFDVAITGNGFLQVLRPNGEAAYTRAGQLGINENGVMVNAQGLPLVPQITVPNNATAITIGENGMVTATVPGNVNGTQLGQLNLSSFINPTGLLALGENLFQETASSGTPTEGRPGEGALGKLKQFALEGSNVQVVEEMVDMIAAQRTYEMNTKVLSAADNMLQYLAQAAR; encoded by the coding sequence ATGAATCCAGCAATGTGGATCAGCAAGACCGGCGTGCAGGCGCAAGATGCAAAACTGCAAGCCATCGCGAATAACCTGGCCAACGTCAACACGGTCGGCTTCAAGCGCGACCGCGTCGTCTTCGAAGACCTGTTTTATCAGGTCGAGCAGCAGCCAGGCACGCAGCGCGCCGACAATACCCTTTCGCCATCGGGCGTACAGCTGGGTAACGGTACCCATATGGTGGGCACGCAAAAGGTGTTTACCACCGGCAGCCTGCAAACGACCAGCCGCGAATTTGACGTCGCCATCACCGGCAACGGCTTTTTGCAAGTACTGCGCCCGAACGGCGAAGCGGCCTACACGCGCGCTGGCCAGCTGGGCATCAATGAAAACGGCGTGATGGTCAACGCCCAGGGCTTGCCGCTGGTGCCGCAGATCACCGTGCCGAACAATGCCACGGCGATCACCATCGGCGAAAACGGCATGGTCACGGCCACCGTGCCGGGCAATGTCAACGGCACCCAGCTGGGCCAGCTGAACCTCTCCAGCTTCATCAATCCGACGGGCTTGCTGGCACTCGGTGAAAACCTGTTCCAGGAAACGGCATCGAGCGGCACGCCGACGGAAGGCCGTCCCGGCGAAGGCGCACTGGGCAAGCTGAAGCAGTTTGCGCTGGAAGGCTCGAACGTGCAGGTGGTCGAAGAGATGGTCGACATGATCGCGGCCCAGCGCACCTATGAAATGAACACCAAGGTGCTGTCGGCCGCCGACAATATGCTGCAATACCTGGCGCAAGCGGCACGCTGA
- the flgF gene encoding flagellar basal-body rod protein FlgF: MDALIYTAMSGADRALRAQQVHANNLANIETGGFRANLEVSTAQPLQNGYGYDDRHMTQTQSSAVGTRTGAIKETGRDLDVAVTGNGFLAVQWQNGEAYTRAGAMDLDETGALTLNGRPVLGEGGPITIPEHTSLSIGADGTISIQVPGTAQMQTVDKLKLVNAEAGELTKNEAGLIVARSGEDLQADPTVRLRDRHLEGSNVSAVEEMVATMSLNRSFEMQMKVFKASDSMTESGNRLLAT, encoded by the coding sequence ATGGATGCGCTGATTTATACCGCCATGAGCGGGGCCGACCGTGCCCTGCGGGCACAGCAGGTACACGCCAACAACCTGGCCAATATCGAGACGGGCGGCTTTCGCGCCAACCTGGAAGTGTCCACTGCACAGCCGCTGCAAAACGGCTATGGCTACGACGACCGCCACATGACGCAGACACAGTCGAGCGCCGTCGGCACGCGCACGGGCGCCATCAAGGAAACGGGACGCGATCTCGACGTGGCCGTCACGGGCAACGGTTTTCTCGCGGTACAGTGGCAAAACGGCGAAGCCTACACGCGCGCCGGCGCCATGGACCTCGATGAAACGGGCGCGCTGACCCTGAACGGCCGGCCCGTGCTGGGCGAAGGCGGTCCCATCACGATTCCCGAGCACACCAGCCTGTCGATCGGCGCCGATGGCACGATCTCCATTCAGGTGCCGGGTACCGCGCAGATGCAGACCGTCGACAAGCTCAAGCTGGTCAATGCCGAAGCGGGCGAGCTGACCAAGAACGAGGCTGGCCTGATCGTGGCGCGCAGCGGCGAAGACCTGCAAGCCGATCCGACGGTGCGCCTGCGCGACCGCCACCTGGAAGGCAGCAACGTCTCGGCCGTCGAGGAAATGGTCGCCACCATGAGCCTGAACCGCAGTTTCGAGATGCAAATGAAAGTATTCAAGGCCAGCGATTCCATGACGGAATCGGGCAACCGCCTGCTCGCTACCTAA
- a CDS encoding flagellar hook protein FlgE — protein sequence MSFDIALSGIQSINQQLNSTSNNIANAGTYGFKSSRANFSAMYAGSRATGTEIGSLTQSMSLNGGVLNTGRALDAAIDGRGYFVSRDAQNTMSYSRVGIFSASNEGKLIDANGRLVQGYAAVKDSTALGTMGDMLIPTGQIPAVASTKLAYAANMSSEWPIKAVAFDKTNELSYNSGKSSILYDSLGAKHSLGQYFVKTAAGVDVHYTFDNADVTPVTKMTFDTSGKLVTGTSATPVLPTPPGAAPMSVAIDYAGTTQFAGESTTSTDRADGYASGTYTGVELATDGSVVAKYTNGQKQSIGVIALATFPDEGALTAVNDTSWVASTTSGTAMYDRPGVGMAGKLVTSSLEQSNVDITSELVGLMTSQRNYQANSKVISTENAMLQSLMQAL from the coding sequence ATGAGTTTCGACATCGCCCTGTCCGGCATCCAGTCCATCAACCAACAGTTGAACAGCACCAGTAACAATATCGCCAACGCCGGCACCTACGGCTTCAAGAGCAGCCGCGCCAACTTTTCGGCCATGTACGCCGGTTCGCGCGCCACGGGCACGGAAATCGGCTCGCTGACGCAAAGCATGTCGCTCAACGGCGGCGTGCTGAACACGGGCCGCGCGCTCGACGCGGCCATTGACGGCCGCGGCTACTTCGTCTCGCGCGACGCGCAAAACACCATGAGCTACAGCCGCGTCGGCATCTTTTCGGCCAGCAATGAAGGCAAGCTGATCGATGCGAACGGCCGCCTGGTGCAGGGCTATGCCGCCGTCAAGGACAGCACCGCCCTGGGCACCATGGGCGACATGCTGATTCCAACGGGCCAGATTCCCGCCGTGGCGTCGACCAAGCTGGCGTATGCCGCCAACATGTCGTCCGAATGGCCTATCAAGGCCGTGGCCTTCGACAAGACCAACGAACTGAGCTACAACAGCGGCAAGTCCTCGATCCTCTACGATTCGCTGGGCGCCAAGCACTCGCTGGGCCAGTACTTCGTCAAGACGGCGGCGGGCGTGGACGTGCATTACACCTTCGATAACGCCGATGTAACGCCGGTGACGAAGATGACCTTCGACACCTCCGGCAAGCTGGTGACGGGCACGTCAGCCACGCCGGTGCTGCCGACGCCGCCTGGCGCGGCACCGATGTCGGTCGCCATCGACTACGCGGGCACGACCCAGTTCGCCGGCGAATCGACCACCTCGACCGACCGCGCCGACGGCTATGCCTCGGGCACCTACACGGGCGTGGAACTGGCCACTGACGGCTCCGTCGTGGCGAAATACACGAACGGCCAGAAGCAAAGCATCGGCGTGATCGCCCTGGCCACCTTCCCCGACGAAGGCGCCTTGACGGCCGTCAACGATACCAGCTGGGTTGCCTCGACCACGTCCGGCACCGCCATGTATGACCGTCCGGGCGTCGGCATGGCCGGCAAACTGGTGACGAGCTCGCTGGAACAGTCGAACGTCGACATCACCTCCGAACTGGTGGGTCTGATGACGTCGCAGCGCAATTACCAGGCGAACTCGAAGGTCATCTCGACCGAGAACGCCATGCTGCAATCGCTGATGCAAGCGCTGTAA